In Anguilla rostrata isolate EN2019 chromosome 1, ASM1855537v3, whole genome shotgun sequence, a genomic segment contains:
- the si:ch211-135n15.2 gene encoding membrane-spanning 4-domains subfamily A member 4A — protein sequence MSSSFSTANGVVVVTQVYPREFGTAVTTPCTIPKASSVLDKFLKVEPKALGTVQIMIGVVEILFGISMHVYISIYGDLKATITGITFWGALIYISSGALSVAANNKLNKCLVKGALGINIFSTITSGIAIILNCLDIAIERSYYYSNVYFNFSHCICEPTFQIESHWMTGVLLVFSILEFIISICVSAFACGAVCDCTPEEVVIMQHPSTEGNTAPPENLQLSISTQPYEAYETISPSMAQNQPDVFIKSQQNPLEYVTVPP from the exons ATGTCCAGCTCTTTCTCAACAGCCAATGGAGTGGTGGTCGTTACCCAGGTGTACCCACGGGAATTTGGCACTGCTGTAACCACTCCCTGCACTATCCCCAAAGCTTCCTCTGTGCTGGACAAGTTTCTGAAAGTCGAGCCTAAGGCACTTGGG actgTACAAATAATGATCGGTGTGGTGGAGATATTATTTGGCATCAGCATGCATGTATACATTTCCATATATGGTGACTTAAAGGCTACCATTACTGGGATCACTTTCTGGGGAGCACTTATT TACATTTCCTCAGGAGCTCTGAGTGTTGCCGCTAACAACAAACTCAACAAATGCCTG GTTAAAGGAGCACTTGGTATTAACATCTTTAGCACCATTACTTCTGGCATTGCTATCATCCTTAACTGCCTGGACATTGCTATTGAAAGAAGTTATTACTACAGCAATGTTTACTTCAACTTCTCACATTGCATATGTGAGCCTACATTTCAG atCGAGTCACATTGGATGACAGGAGTGCTGTTAGTGTTCTCCATCCTGGAGTTTATCATCTCCATCTGTGTGTCAGCATTCGCctgtggggcagtgtgtgactgtaccCCTGAG GAAGTCGTAATCATGCAACATCCAAGCACTGAAGGCAATACTGCCCCACCAGAAAATCTACAGCTGTCCATTTCAACACAACCATATGAGGCATATGAG ACAATATCCCCCAGCATGGCTCAAAACCAGCCTGATGTCTTCATCAAGAGTCAACAGAATCCTCTGGAATATGTCACAGTCCCCCCATGA